From Coffea arabica cultivar ET-39 chromosome 2e, Coffea Arabica ET-39 HiFi, whole genome shotgun sequence, the proteins below share one genomic window:
- the LOC113732125 gene encoding uncharacterized protein, with protein sequence MGDNDDNRDKGLFSHLAGYAAGHYPRPHGAYPYPPPPGAYPPASYPPPGGYPPSGYPPPGGYPPSGYPSAAGYPPALPPGYPPHGGYPPAGYPGPSGHHHSGHGPPMGALLAGGAAAAAAAYGAHHLAHGAHHVGHGGYYGHHHHHHGKFKHGKFGKHGFYGRHKHGFFGKH encoded by the exons ATGGGAGACAATGATGATAATCGGGACAAAGGGTTATTTTCACATCTTGCTGGATATGCTGCTGGACACTATCCACGGCCACATGGGGCATACCCTTATCCTCCTCCTCCTGGTGCATATCCTCCTGCAAGTTATCCTCCTCCTGGCGGATATCCACCATCTGGGTATCCTCCGCCTGGTGGATATCCTCCTTCTGGGTATCCTTCTGCAGCTGGATACCCACCGGCACTGCCACCAGGATATCCGCCACATGGTGGATATCCGCCTGCTGGTTATCCTGGTCCCTCAGGTCACCATCACTCGG GGCATGGACCTCCAATGGGTGCATTACTAGCTGGTGGTGCTGCAGCAGCGGCTGCTGCATATGGGGCTCACCATCTGGCACATGGTGCACACCATGTTGGTCATGGTGGGTATTAtggtcatcatcatcatcatcatgggAAGTTTAAGCATGGGAAATTTGGAAAGCATGGATTCTATGGAAGGCACAAGCACGGCTTCTTTGGAAAGCACTAG